A genomic window from Diospyros lotus cultivar Yz01 chromosome 2, ASM1463336v1, whole genome shotgun sequence includes:
- the LOC127794067 gene encoding uncharacterized protein LOC127794067, translated as MDWFSWLSKTGLEPSLVYEYGLAFSQNELEEDDIAYFNHEFLQSMGIAIAKHRLEILKLARKESRTHPISSLLLAIKRTKRFVSSRIRSLIRREDSPATAIVLVPPRRACSSRRKDAMAKRNKRLLISKPSRLLLTNGGSPRVNSFSSPAVVVDDDDDGCRKPERNDDSYWVDEIRWDAMFQDLKPT; from the coding sequence ATGGACTGGTTCTCCTGGCTATCGAAGACCGGGCTGGAGCCGTCGCTAGTGTACGAGTACGGCCTCGCTTTCTCCCAGAACGAGCTCGAAGAAGACGACATCGCCTACTTCAACCACGAGTTTCTCCAGAGCATGGGCATCGCCATCGCCAAGCACCGACTCGAGATCCTCAAGCTGGCCAGGAAGGAATCTAGAACCCACCCCATCTCCAGCCTCCTGCTCGCCATCAAGCGCACGAAGCGCTTTGTCTCCAGCCGCATCCGGAGCCTGATCCGCCGTGAGGACTCCCCGGCGACGGCTATCGTGCTGGTGCCGCCGCGGCGGGCCTGCAGCTCGAGAAGGAAGGACGCGATGGCGAAGAGGAACAAGCGGCTGCTGATATCGAAGCCAAGCCGCCTCCTGCTCACCAACGGCGGCAGCCCCAGAGTGAACAGCTTTTCAAGTCCGGCGGTTGTCgtcgacgacgacgacgacggcTGCCGGAAGCCGGAGCGGAACGACGACTCGTACTGGGTGGACGAGATCCGGTGGGACGCCATGTTTCAGGATTTGAAGCCGACATGA